The following nucleotide sequence is from Ignavibacteriales bacterium.
TACTGGGCAAATTTCTTGCGATATGAAAAGTGGCCGCCCATACAATTATCTTTTTGTTTGGATAATTATTATTCGCTTGCCAAATTAAATTTTTCCCCATTTGAATATCCCGGATAATTCTAGTCTCGATTGGAATCATTCCCATATCTTTAATCCCATAAGATTGCCAAATACTTTTGGTTTGTTGCAAGGAACTTTCTAACATCTGAATCCAAAACTTGGTATCATCGGGAGTTGAATCATTAGACAAGGGTTGTAAAGTTGTTATTATTTGCTGTATGTTTTTCAAGAAGTCGGTTTGCAAATCAATTGTAGGTGGCTGAGGTTTTGGTTTGATAAATCTTTCTTCAGAAATATTTTTAAGTATTGCTTTTGTATTTGGCCAATTGGAAAAATTACTCGTATCGACGGTTTCACTTTTTAAATATTTTTCAAAGTCATTTAGATAAAATTCCTTCGAAGCTTCGCCAGTAAATTGGCAGTCGAATCCACCAATATGCAATTCATTCCGATACTTCTCTATTACTTCAACGAGAGGTTGAAATTGTTCACTTTTATTCCAAATCGGGAAAACCCCTTTTCTAATTGCTTGAATAGCTGGGACACCATTTTTTATAAACTCATCAATTTTTCTACAATCAAAAAGACCGCTTTCAAATAGAATTACATCAAACCCCATCTCTTTTATGAGGAATTTGATTAATCTAGTTTTCATAAGAAAAGTAGTTCCGTCACCATGACTTTGTTCACCAAGTAAAACAATTCTTGAATTACCAATCTTATTTTTTAATTGTTCTAAGTCGGAATAATCATCATCACTTGGATTAGTTGATTTAATCTCCACGACATTTCTTTTAAGCCATTCTACTCTATCCTTGGCAGAATTAACATTGCGTTCAGGATAAAGGTCTTGAGAATAATAATTACTGAACCAAAGAATTATTATTAGAATATTGAGCGATCTAAAAATTATTTTAATCTTCACAATCACCTCGAATTATTACACTGTATAACGGTGTGGCTTTTCACCCGTCCGCCCAACACAGCAATGAAGCTTTGAAAGACTAATGCTATAATTTTTGATTAACTTTTCTTTTATAACCTACTTCAAAAAGCAACTAACTTTTTCAAACTCAATTTTATAATTCCAACAATGCCGCAACGTTTAAAGCGGTCGGTCTTGAAGAACGGGTTAGGCAATAAATTTTTCCATTTCTTATTAAACGAAGTATCGGTAATCTCTTTTTTTAATTAACTACTTTTATTCGCATATCTATTACCCATTTGTATGGTCTAACCAATTCAACAACAAACTCAGTATTCTTATCGCCAGCAATAACTTTTCCTCCACGATGCAAATAATTTATTATTTCCGGAATCTGTGATTCTAAATGAAGTGCGATATAACCATTATTCATTAAGCTATTTTTAAGTTTGGTGTCATCGAATTCATAATTATTCCCTTTAGGATATAATGCTTTAGTTTTGACATCTGTAATTGTACTATCGGTAGAAGTTAAAATAATAAAACAAGAACCGGCAGAATCGCTTTTGGAAAAACTATACGCAACAGCAGTGTTCTTAAATTTTCCTTGCTGAAACGGTTTTAAAAGACTTGATGAGCCACCAAGAGGAATTGGTGTAATTACAGCAGATGCTTTGTGTGTCGGGTCGGAATTATGGAACGATATATCATCAAAGAATGCATTTGGATCTCTACTTTTTTTAATTATTATAAGATCAACAGGTTCTATGCCGATTAAATATTTGCCCGGTGAAACTGAATTAAGTAGAATTGGCGTTTTGCCCTTGAGATATTTATTCTGCATCAAAAAAAAACGATTTTCCTTTCTATTATAAACTTTTGAACTCTCTTCATCTAAATTTCCGGTAGTAGTATCTTTTGCAAAATAAATATTAAGTCCGGTTGGAACAGATGAGATCCATACTTGGTCGGTATGAAGCTGCGGCATCTTTTCAAGTTTTTGTGCAAGACAATAATTATTCTGGAGAATGCACATCATAATCAGAAATAAATAATAACCGAGAATATTTTTCATCTTAACCTCCGTAACAAATGCTGTTGTCTAACGACGTTGCCGCTAATCGGCAGCCCAGAATAAGAATGCCGATTGAAAAGCTACTGCCAATAATTATTAATAATTTTATTTAATAGAACAATGTCACTTGCAATGCTTCACTTTTTTATCCAACCCGAGAATTAGAATAATGCCGCATTGAAAACGCTGTCGGGTGGAAAAGCTGGTTAGGCAATTATTTCTATTTGTTTCCTTTGTCTCCCTTAATTTTATCAATCATATCTTCAATAATTTCTTTGATTGTTCAATAAGTTCTTTTATTCTTTTTTCAAAGATCGATCTCCTTCGCACCTCTTGATTCAAGAAAAGCTATAGTTCCTTCATTATCGCAGTACGAAGGTTTTTTTATCCACTTCAGCAAAGTCATACTTCCAATTGGCATGTTAATATCTGCACCATGCTTTACAAGTGTTTTTGTAATGTCCAAACGTGCATCACCCATGCAAGCTGCTACAACAATCATAGGTTCACCACTAGGAAGCGGCGTATTAACATCCAAACCAGATTGTAATGATGCATCTAATTGATAAGCATTTCCTCTGGTGACTAATGTGTAAAGTTGTTCTTTGTCCATTTCTTCCTCTTTCATTTATGCGTTACTTGTTATGGTAGTAGATATACTTTATGTTTTTAAGTCTGAAACCCAACAAGCACTTTTATTTAATTAACTATAAAACACGGATCTCACAATATTCGGGACAGTATTATTAGTTACATCTATAATTAAAAGAATGAAGACCAAGTAAATATTTTTTTTCGGCTGAACAACAATCGTTTCGGATGGTTGCACCAATCATTAATACAATAATCACATAACCACATCCAATCCAGTACCCCGTAATTATTGTAGAATGCTGTTATTTTATAGTTTGAGCTCCTTCGGCTGCAAATTATACACACTTCTTTACCGTTAGCTTCTCTATTCTTATTTGCATAACCCATAACAGCATTACTTTGTGCATGAATCCCAAGCGAATAACTAGGCAAAGGTAAACGCCATCCATCTACCTTTATAAAAGGATTATCAATACTCTCATTAATACAATTCGCACATAGATATTGAGTGATTTGCAGAGCTTTATCATAAACGTCAATTTCAAAATTTTTACGTGCGTCTTCAGTATTTTGATAAAGTTTATGACTGTCAAGAATAGCAGCATATTTTTGATTGGATTTAATTTCATTTTTGCATTTGTAACAATTCATAATTTCACACCTCGCTTCTAATGTATGGTATAATTATTAATTATCTCACTATGCTAACTTGGTAACAATACATCTATCAAAGAAAGACGATAAACATATTCTTAACTCATACATCTTTTAATGTGTTTGAATTAAATTAATCGAGATAAGGAAATAATAAGTTTTGTTATATAGAAAGTCTTACGACTTATAATTCGCGAGTGGTTATAGGAAAAGATATTTATAATTTGCAGAATCATGGTGGGATTACTCTTTGTTGCAGATGTAATTTAAAATAAAAAAAGGTATCTGTCAAACTGCATGAGCTCATTTCAACAAAAT
It contains:
- a CDS encoding erythromycin esterase family protein, translated to MEIKSTNPSDDDYSDLEQLKNKIGNSRIVLLGEQSHGDGTTFLMKTRLIKFLIKEMGFDVILFESGLFDCRKIDEFIKNGVPAIQAIRKGVFPIWNKSEQFQPLVEVIEKYRNELHIGGFDCQFTGEASKEFYLNDFEKYLKSETVDTSNFSNWPNTKAILKNISEERFIKPKPQPPTIDLQTDFLKNIQQIITTLQPLSNDSTPDDTKFWIQMLESSLQQTKSIWQSYGIKDMGMIPIETRIIRDIQMGKNLIWQANNNYPNKKIIVWAATFHIARNLPSIEVIGNPKMYEGIVTMGDVAWETLGNQLYAIGFTAYQGIVGWANNENKRTLEKPESNSLEDLFFKTGYENCFLDLRKIDNSGQWLKQRISSRPLGYGAMNSDWTNNLDGIVFTKEMIPSKKVSE